A single genomic interval of Paenibacillus macerans harbors:
- a CDS encoding DNA-3-methyladenine glycosylase family protein, translated as MNPPKFQLHSEDPRVRALAAADPRMGRLTALIGGLATKPQGAYFAELARSIISQQISVRAAATIRGRVIELAGELSPAALSAQTDAGLRAAGLSASKVAYIRDLCGKVLSGELQLEKLEDMSDEEVVGALVSVKGIGKWSAEMFLIFALGREDVVSFGDAGLQRAAKWLYAMEDRDDRKYLQQVAAPWSPYGSIASLYLWEAINQGHVDSGETFEERCKHL; from the coding sequence ATGAATCCCCCCAAATTCCAGCTTCACTCCGAAGACCCCCGCGTCCGGGCGCTGGCCGCCGCCGACCCGCGAATGGGGCGCCTGACGGCCTTGATCGGCGGCCTGGCGACCAAACCGCAGGGAGCTTATTTTGCCGAACTGGCCCGCTCCATTATCAGCCAGCAAATTTCGGTCAGGGCGGCGGCGACGATCCGCGGCCGGGTCATCGAGCTTGCCGGGGAACTATCCCCGGCCGCTCTCTCGGCGCAAACGGACGCCGGCTTACGAGCCGCCGGCCTCTCCGCCTCCAAGGTCGCTTATATCCGCGATTTATGCGGCAAGGTTTTATCCGGCGAACTCCAGCTGGAAAAGCTGGAGGACATGAGCGACGAAGAAGTCGTAGGCGCGCTCGTATCCGTGAAAGGCATCGGCAAATGGTCGGCGGAAATGTTCCTGATCTTCGCCTTGGGCCGGGAGGACGTCGTGTCGTTCGGCGATGCCGGCTTGCAGCGGGCCGCCAAATGGCTGTACGCCATGGAGGACCGGGACGACCGCAAATATTTGCAGCAGGTGGCCGCGCCATGGTCCCCCTATGGATCGATCGCTTCCCTGTATTTATGGGAAGCGATCAATCAAGGTCACGTCGATTCCGGCGAAACCTTCGAAG
- the abc-f gene encoding ribosomal protection-like ABC-F family protein, which translates to MMIQCQNIQKYYGAEMVLSDVTFEIKTGETVGLIGRNGTGKTTLMKLLTGKEQPDRGQLHIRKNARIGALAQIPDYQNGETVRGVLLEAFAGLRRVQAEMKQLENEMSAAGGHAETAGNMDSLLRRYGELQESFERGGGYEIDASIDRVAGGLGIPAEQFSRPFSSLSGGEKTKVGLAVILLQQPDLLLLDEPTNHLDMAAIEWLETYIRTFAGTVVIISHDRYFLDAVAEKIVELEDGEAFTYYGNYSTYKEEKERRLLQQFADYQEQQKKIKKMQETIKQLIEWGNRSNPPNPSFHRRAASMQKALDRMVKLKRPILERKKIGLQLQQADRSGNDAVVLQEVGCVRGARRLYSGLTHTLRYGEAAVLIGPNGTGKSTLLKNALGLEPPEEGEARLGTRIDAGYLAQQSAPADHEETVLQYFRDEIGIEAGEARHQLARFLFYGADVFKKVRSLSGGEWTRLRLAVLMHRKPNLLVLDEPTNHLDIDSREALEEALEEYAGTLLVVSHDRYFINKVASQIWALEGGRMHVTHGNYEDYREELSRRSAAAEVHIGGPAPAPSSSSASAAGVSPALSAQADAAERTKSADRADGTYEASASDGASRGASGGASGRASAEAVKAARKPRANPAYLRKLEADIAAAEAELAKIDNAMLDPETACDATRLIALQQERDALQGRLDEMMEEYFALLDESAE; encoded by the coding sequence GGGCGAGACCGTCGGCCTGATCGGCCGCAACGGCACGGGCAAAACAACCTTGATGAAGCTGCTGACAGGCAAAGAACAGCCCGACCGCGGACAGCTGCATATCCGCAAAAACGCCCGCATCGGCGCGCTGGCGCAGATTCCCGATTATCAAAACGGCGAAACCGTTCGCGGCGTGCTGCTGGAGGCTTTTGCCGGGCTACGCCGGGTGCAGGCGGAAATGAAGCAACTAGAGAACGAAATGTCCGCGGCCGGAGGCCATGCCGAGACTGCAGGCAACATGGATAGCTTGCTCCGCCGGTACGGCGAGCTGCAGGAGTCCTTCGAGCGCGGAGGAGGTTATGAAATCGACGCCTCCATCGACCGGGTGGCCGGCGGGCTTGGCATCCCGGCGGAGCAGTTTTCCCGCCCCTTCTCTTCGCTTTCCGGCGGGGAAAAAACCAAGGTCGGCTTGGCGGTCATCCTGCTGCAGCAGCCGGATCTGCTGCTTCTCGACGAACCGACGAACCATTTGGACATGGCCGCGATCGAATGGCTGGAAACGTATATCCGGACTTTTGCCGGAACCGTCGTCATTATTTCCCACGACCGTTATTTTCTCGACGCGGTGGCGGAGAAAATCGTCGAATTGGAAGACGGCGAAGCCTTCACCTACTATGGGAACTACAGCACGTACAAGGAAGAAAAAGAACGCCGCCTGCTCCAGCAATTTGCCGACTACCAGGAGCAGCAGAAGAAGATCAAAAAGATGCAGGAAACGATCAAGCAGCTGATCGAATGGGGCAACCGTTCCAATCCGCCGAACCCCTCGTTCCACCGGCGCGCCGCTTCGATGCAAAAAGCGCTGGACCGCATGGTGAAGCTGAAAAGGCCGATCCTGGAGCGCAAAAAGATCGGCCTCCAGCTGCAGCAGGCCGACCGTTCCGGCAATGACGCGGTCGTGCTGCAAGAGGTCGGCTGCGTCCGCGGAGCCCGGCGGCTGTATTCCGGACTGACGCACACGCTGCGCTACGGCGAAGCCGCCGTGCTGATCGGACCGAACGGGACCGGCAAAAGCACCTTGCTCAAAAACGCGCTCGGCCTTGAGCCGCCGGAGGAGGGGGAAGCCCGTCTCGGCACCCGGATCGACGCCGGTTATCTGGCGCAGCAATCGGCCCCCGCCGATCACGAGGAAACGGTGCTGCAGTATTTCCGCGACGAGATCGGCATCGAAGCCGGAGAGGCGCGGCATCAGCTGGCCCGTTTCCTGTTCTACGGCGCGGACGTGTTCAAGAAGGTGCGCAGCCTCTCGGGCGGAGAATGGACCCGGCTGCGGCTGGCCGTGCTGATGCATCGCAAGCCGAATTTGCTGGTGCTTGACGAACCGACCAACCATCTCGACATCGATTCGCGCGAAGCGCTGGAAGAAGCGCTGGAAGAGTATGCGGGCACCCTGCTCGTCGTCTCCCACGACCGCTACTTCATCAACAAGGTGGCGAGTCAGATCTGGGCGCTGGAGGGCGGACGGATGCACGTTACCCATGGCAACTATGAAGATTACCGGGAGGAACTGTCCCGAAGATCGGCCGCCGCGGAGGTTCACATCGGCGGTCCGGCCCCGGCTCCGTCCTCCTCTTCGGCTTCAGCGGCCGGGGTGTCCCCCGCCCTCTCCGCCCAAGCGGACGCTGCGGAACGGACAAAATCCGCCGATAGAGCGGATGGGACCTATGAGGCTTCGGCTTCAGATGGAGCCTCGCGAGGAGCCTCTGGGGGAGCCTCGGGAAGAGCTTCGGCAGAAGCGGTGAAAGCCGCCCGCAAGCCCCGGGCAAATCCGGCCTATCTGCGCAAGCTGGAGGCCGATATCGCCGCCGCGGAAGCCGAGCTGGCGAAGATCGACAACGCCATGCTCGACCCGGAAACGGCTTGCGACGCGACGCGTCTGATCGCGCTGCAGCAGGAGCGGGATGCGCTGCAGGGGCGGCTTGACGAGATGATGGAAGAGTATTTTGCCTTGCTGGATGAATCCGCCGAATAA